A genome region from Manis javanica isolate MJ-LG chromosome 3, MJ_LKY, whole genome shotgun sequence includes the following:
- the LOC140848466 gene encoding uncharacterized protein, which yields MTSLYLLTLLLTLETPTQGVLRWGILSAFPKPMPVRFNAAVFPRFFTTNASMNLPYLVKDTLVAPLGENRSFVTNGSLCFTTQNLAGCISLKRRKYGWFSDIILEASSLPIMSAKFEGPNKEGSPPYKNMTIHQMVLWINGTFVHSPRNNSTNRPRQPKYASHCVGDYEGELWPWTDCQSTVVTWATERQEFTISPDMEGRPANEAWWPVKVLEGEFRQQLSMNPFHKWMLCGVNGSCTDLSPFSALQGGGIGVKNITFWCENNHMRAHWNMIMTHNNENYTCSAKSGPESPNSLFPPSPVCVYPPFLFILSNSSFDSCSNETCFLSQCWDARNFTNALVVRIPRWVPVPVDAPNTMTLFRERRDFGVTAAIVLLISATAVAATAAGIALDTSIKSATELNNLAASVASALDQQSTLDGKLKGGIMILNQRIDLVEEQIEVLWQMAQLGCERKYRALCITSIQYENFTRAANLSRDLSQYLSGNWSQDFDGTLEELRREIIHINSTRLDISVAEGLSS from the coding sequence atgacttcgctgtacctcctgaccctgctcctgacactggagaccccgactcagggagtattgagatggggaatcctgtctgcctttcctaagcctatgcctgtccgtttcaatgcagccgtttttccgcgctttttcactaccaatgctagtatgaacttgccctacttagttaaagacaccctagtagctcccctgggagaaaaccgatccttcgtaactaatgggtcattatgcttcaccactcagaatctagctggctgtatctccctgaaacggaggaaatacggatggttcagtgacataattctagaggccagtagcctccccattatgtcagctaaatttgaagggcctaataaggaagggagcccgccctataagaacatgactatccaccagatggttctctggatcaatggcacatttgtacactctcccaggaacaattccaccaacaggcctcgtcaacccaaatatgcctcccattgtgtaggcgactatgagggagagctgtggccctggactgactgtcagtcaactgtagtaacgtgggcaactgagaggcaggagtttaccatctccccagatatggagggacggccagccaatgaggcttggtggccagtaaaggtgctcgaaggcgagtttcgtcagcagctgagcatgaaccccttccataaatggatgctgtgtggagtcaatggctcgtgtactgacctctcccccttttccgccctccagggtgggggaatcggtgtaaaaaatatcaccttttggtgcgagaataaccacatgcgcgcacactggaacatgatcatgacccataacaacgagaactacacgtgttcagcaaaatcaggtccagagtcacctaattccctttttccaccttctccagtatgcgtataccccccatttctgtttatcttatccaatagtagctttgactcctgctccaatgaaacctgctttctgtctcagtgttgggatgcgcgtaactttaccaatgctttggtagtccgcatcccccgttgggtccctgttcccgtagacgcccctaacaccatgactctgtttcgagaaaggcgcgatttcggtgttacagccgccatagtgctcctgatctccgcaaccgcggtcgcagccaccgccgctggtatagctttagacacctccatcaaatcggctacagagctcaataaccttgcagcctcagtagcttctgccctggaccaacagtccacacttgatggcaaactgaaaggaggaataatgatcctcaatcaacgcatagatctcgtggaggaacaaatagaggtgctctggcaaatggcccaattgggatgtgagcggaaatatcgtgccctctgcatcactagcattcaatatgaaaattttacacgggcagctaatctgtcacgagacctgtcccagtatctttcaggaaactggtcccaagacttcgatgggacactagaagagctgcggcgagaaattatccacatcaactccacccgtctagatatctccgtagcggaaggactctcttcctag